The Candidatus Eisenbacteria bacterium genomic interval CCCCGCCGCAGCAGTTCGATCGCCTCGAGCGGCGCCGGGTAGTGACCGCCGGTCTTCGCCATCACGCCCGCGCGCGCCCGGCGCAGCACGAGCGCACGACCCGGAGCCGTCCCGTCGAGCACCCACGGCACGAAGCCCTTCGCCCGCCAGCGGTCGCGCCGGGCGGGACCCGGGCGCGCCGCGAGCAGGGCGATGCGCTGTTCGGCGGCCTCGATCAACCACGCGGCCGGAACCGACCGTGCGATCAGACCGAGCTTTTCCGCCCGCTTCGCATCCAGCGTGCGTCCCGTCAGGATCAGATCGCAGGCGGCCGAGAGCCCGATCAGCCGCGGCAGGCGCGTCGTTCCGCCGAACGCCGGGAAGATGCCCAGCATCGTCTCGGGCAGTCCGATCTGCGAGTGTTCCTCGGCGGCGACGCGCGAGTCGCAGGCGAGCGCGATCTCGAGCCCGCCCCCCAGGCATGCGCCGTCGATCGCCGCGACCGTGGGTGCGCGCAGCGCCGCGAGGCGCGAGAACGCGGAGTGCGCCCGCCGGACGAAGGCCGACGCCTCGGCCGGGTCGGTGATCGAGCCGATCGCGTCAAGATCCGCGCCGGCGATGAACGAGCCCGCCTTTCCGCTGCGAAGCACGACCCCGGAGAGGTCCGCGCGCGACTCCAGCTCGCCGAGCGCCGCCTCGAGCTCGCCGATCGCCGCGACGGTCAGGACGTTGAGCTTGCGCGCCGGGTCGTCGAAGACCAGGTGCGCGATGCCGCCCGGCCGCGCGTCCACCCGGATGACGCCGCTCACGCGCGCTCCAGGACGAACGCCGCGCCCTGCCCGCCGCCGACGCACATCGAGGCGAGTCCGAGCTTCGCGCCACGCCGCCGCATCTCGAGCAGCAGCGTCAGGAGGAGCCGCGCGCCGCTCGAGCCGACCGGATGGCCCAGCGCGATCGCGCCGCCGTTGACGTTGAGCCGCTCCTCCGGCACCTCGCCGAGCGCGCGGTCGCGGCCCAGCTCGCGCCTGGAGAACTCGTCGGACTTCATCGCCGCCAGGCAGGCGAGCACCTGGGCCGCGAACGCCTCGTTGATCTCGAACAGTTCCATGTCGGCCAGCGACAGCCCGGCCTTCTCGAGCGCCTTCGCCGAGGCGAAGACGGGACCCAGCCCCATGCGCTGCGGCTGCAGGCCCGCGAACGCGAACGACCGCACCCGGCCCAGCGGCGGCACCGGCCACGACTGCGCCGTCGCTTCGTCGCCGATCAGCAGCGCCACCGCCCCGTCGGTCACCTGGCAGGCGTTGCCGACCGTGACCGTGCCGTTGCGGCGGTCGAAGTAGGGCTTGAGCCTGGCGAGCGAGGCGAGCGTCTGCCCCTCGCGCGGCCCGACGTCGTCGCGCACCGGCTCGTACTTCGGGGCGGCGAAGACCGGAACGATCTCCTCGCGCAGCGCCTCGCGACCGGCGATCGCGCGCTGGTGGCTGCGCAGCGCATAGACGTCCTGCGCTTCGCGCCCGATGCGGAACTCGCGCGCCAGCACCTCGGCGGTCTGGCCCATGTTGAGCCCGCACACGAGATCGGTGAGGCCTTCGGCGAGCGCGATCGTCGGCTTCAGCATCGCCGGCCGGAAGCGGGCGAACTGCCCGAGCTTCTGCACCGGGGTCTTCGCGCGCATCAGCCCCTCGAGCCACTCGGCGTACTGCGGCGGGAAGTTCAGCGGGATGCGGGTCATGTTCTCCATGCCGCCGGCCATGACCAGCTTCGCGTCACCCGCGGCGATCCGGTAGAGCGCGCTCGCGACGGCCTCCATGCCGGAGGCGCAATTGCGGTGCACGGTGAACGCCGGCACGCGCTCCGGCACGCCGGCGCGCAGCGCGACGACGCGCGAGGAGTTCGCGGATTCGGCCGGCATGGCGCAGTTGCCGAGGATCACCTCGTCGAGCCGCGCCGGATCCAGCTCCGCGCGGGCGATGGCCTCGGCGACGGCCACGCGCCCGAGCTCGTAGGCGGGCACCCGGCGGAAAACGCCGCCCGCCTTCGCGAACGGCGTTCGCACCCCGCCCAGGATCCAGCCACTCGTCGCGTTCATGCCCGTCGTCCCTTCCGCCCGGCCGGATCTACCTGAGCTTCGCCAGCAGTTCCCTCGCCTCCGCCTGGTAGCGCGCGTCCAGCGCGCTGCTCGTGGGCGGCAACGACACGGCCTTCTCCAGCTCCCGCTTCGCATCGGCTTTTCGGCCGCGATCCTTGAGCAGCCGGCCGTATTCGAGACGGTGGTTGACGTAGTCGGGCTCGAGCGCGATCGCCTTCTGGAAGTCCTGCTCGGCCTGCTCGAAGGAAGCGCCCTTGGGAACGCCACCGAGAACCAGGTTCGCCGCCATGCGTTCGATCGCACTGAGGCCCGCGATCTTGAGGTTCCACATCGCCAGCACGTGCCAGGCACGCCCGACGTTGGGATCCAATTGCAGCGCGCGGTCCACTTCGGATTTGATCTCCCGCGAGAGCGCGAGCCGGGTCTTCGGCCCTTCGCTCAGCGCCTGCCGGCCGAGCGCCACCGCCAGCCAGACGTGGCCGCCCGCCGAGTCGGGCGCGGCCTTGATCGCCGCCCGGGCATGCTCGACGGACGCCGCGCGCGTGGCGCGCTGCTCGTCGCCCTTCTGCAGCTCGCCCAGCTCGGACTCGGCCCGCGACAGCCGGCAGAGCGCCGCGTAGCTGCCCGGCGCCTCCTGCAGGGCCGCGGCGTAAGCGGAACGCGCTTCGGGCAGGTGCGCGGCCGCGTACTGCTGGTCGCCCTCGGCGAGCAGTTCCTCGGCCGTCTTCGCTTCCACCGGCCGGATCGGGCCTGAA includes:
- a CDS encoding acetyl-CoA C-acyltransferase — encoded protein: MNATSGWILGGVRTPFAKAGGVFRRVPAYELGRVAVAEAIARAELDPARLDEVILGNCAMPAESANSSRVVALRAGVPERVPAFTVHRNCASGMEAVASALYRIAAGDAKLVMAGGMENMTRIPLNFPPQYAEWLEGLMRAKTPVQKLGQFARFRPAMLKPTIALAEGLTDLVCGLNMGQTAEVLAREFRIGREAQDVYALRSHQRAIAGREALREEIVPVFAAPKYEPVRDDVGPREGQTLASLARLKPYFDRRNGTVTVGNACQVTDGAVALLIGDEATAQSWPVPPLGRVRSFAFAGLQPQRMGLGPVFASAKALEKAGLSLADMELFEINEAFAAQVLACLAAMKSDEFSRRELGRDRALGEVPEERLNVNGGAIALGHPVGSSGARLLLTLLLEMRRRGAKLGLASMCVGGGQGAAFVLERA